The Actinomyces sp. oral taxon 414 genome has a segment encoding these proteins:
- a CDS encoding ABC transporter ATP-binding protein: MSAVRLPVADAAAVRRRVTALLAEHRAAVAGVALAQLAAAAAGVAIPRVLGEMVDVVGRGGPGAAGRLHGLIAVVVALAAANALLTGGGEYLARILGERVFAELRERLVAAAMRLPLSVVESAGTGDLLGRTSHDLESIRFVVRRGVSQILVIVLTIVSVTAAALLTSPALGACMLVAAVLAVPVGRWYLLRVVPGYKAMNGLWAEFDGIVAETAEQADTVDAQGLGQRRNQVLDRALREVWLTEQYALWLRCVLVAVLALAVCLPLIAVLAWGAWLVGRGAVTVGGVTTVALYAVQLREPVHEITFWLDSLQSASVALARIVGVELVEPDRAATSGRVLPEPPRARGVSYAYRPGHDVLHDVDLEIVPGERLVVVGPSGSGKSTLGRMLAGIHPPTRGRVTVGSGGPDGEGTDLTALTEAALHRQVALVTQEHHVFACSLADNLRIARADADDAQIAEALDVVGAGPWVAGLSDGLDTLVGAGGIVLDPGQAQQVALARIVLMDPATLILDEATSLLDAGAARSAERALDAVLTGRTVVVIAHRLDAAAAADRVAVVIDGRIVELGPHEELVAAGGQYTRLWEAWSGA, encoded by the coding sequence ATGAGCGCCGTCCGCCTGCCCGTGGCCGACGCCGCCGCCGTCCGCCGCCGCGTCACCGCCCTCCTGGCCGAGCACCGCGCCGCCGTCGCGGGCGTCGCCCTGGCCCAGCTCGCGGCGGCCGCCGCCGGGGTGGCCATCCCGCGGGTGCTGGGGGAGATGGTCGACGTCGTCGGGCGCGGCGGGCCCGGGGCCGCCGGGAGGCTGCACGGGCTCATCGCCGTCGTCGTCGCCCTGGCCGCCGCCAACGCCCTGCTGACCGGCGGCGGGGAGTACCTGGCCCGGATCCTGGGCGAGCGGGTCTTCGCCGAACTGCGCGAGCGCCTCGTCGCCGCCGCCATGCGCCTGCCGCTGAGCGTCGTCGAATCCGCCGGCACCGGCGACCTGCTGGGGCGCACCAGCCACGACCTGGAATCCATCCGCTTCGTCGTGCGCCGCGGCGTGAGCCAGATCCTCGTCATCGTGCTCACCATCGTCTCCGTCACGGCGGCCGCGCTGCTGACCTCCCCCGCGCTGGGGGCGTGCATGCTGGTGGCGGCGGTCCTGGCCGTCCCGGTCGGCCGCTGGTACCTGCTGCGCGTGGTGCCCGGCTACAAGGCCATGAACGGCCTGTGGGCGGAGTTCGACGGGATCGTCGCCGAGACCGCCGAGCAGGCGGACACGGTCGACGCCCAGGGCCTGGGCCAGCGCCGCAACCAGGTCCTCGACCGCGCCCTGCGAGAGGTCTGGCTCACCGAGCAGTACGCCCTGTGGCTGCGGTGCGTGCTCGTCGCCGTCCTGGCCCTGGCCGTCTGCCTGCCGCTCATCGCCGTCCTGGCCTGGGGCGCCTGGCTGGTGGGGCGCGGCGCGGTCACCGTCGGCGGGGTGACGACGGTGGCCCTGTACGCCGTCCAGCTGCGCGAGCCGGTCCACGAGATCACCTTCTGGCTCGACTCCCTCCAGTCCGCCTCCGTGGCCCTGGCGCGCATCGTCGGTGTCGAGCTCGTCGAGCCGGACCGGGCGGCCACGAGCGGGCGGGTCCTGCCCGAGCCGCCGCGGGCGCGGGGGGTCTCCTACGCCTACCGCCCCGGCCACGACGTCCTGCACGACGTGGACCTGGAGATCGTGCCCGGCGAGCGGCTCGTCGTCGTCGGTCCCTCCGGCTCGGGCAAGTCGACGCTGGGGCGCATGCTCGCCGGCATCCACCCGCCCACGCGCGGGCGGGTCACCGTGGGTTCGGGCGGGCCCGACGGCGAGGGGACGGACCTGACGGCCCTGACGGAGGCGGCCCTGCACCGCCAGGTCGCCCTGGTCACCCAGGAGCACCACGTCTTCGCCTGCTCGCTGGCGGACAACCTGCGCATCGCTCGGGCCGACGCCGACGACGCGCAGATCGCGGAGGCGCTCGACGTCGTGGGGGCCGGGCCGTGGGTGGCCGGGCTGTCCGACGGCCTGGACACGCTCGTGGGCGCGGGCGGTATCGTCCTGGATCCCGGCCAGGCCCAGCAGGTGGCCCTGGCGCGCATCGTCCTCATGGACCCGGCCACCCTCATCCTCGACGAGGCCACCAGCCTGCTCGACGCGGGCGCGGCGCGCTCGGCCGAGCGGGCCCTGGACGCGGTGCTGACGGGTCGCACCGTCGTCGTCATCGCCCACCGGCTGGACGCGGCCGCGGCGGCCGACCGGGTCGCCGTCGTCATCGACGGGCGGATCGTCGAGCTCGGGCCGCACGAGGAGCTGGTGGCCGCCGGCGGGCAGTACACGAGGCTCTGGGAGGCCTGGTCGGGTGCGTGA
- a CDS encoding PfkB family carbohydrate kinase — MTGRVVHTGQVVIDLTLRIEALPEPGGDVFADEAGMGLGGGYNVLVAARRLGVETLFAGTLGRGPFSQAADAGLAAIGAVHVGARVDGDLGYCVAMTDARAERTFVSAAGAETRDPLDAFDRLEVGAEDVVYVSGYSLAHAANTAALERLVRRLVGSAGRTGDGGGGRSGGGNGGRSSGGARGGGGATGGRPGAVLFDVSPMVGTASMESLEMVGALDPIWSLNEREAGILAARLGLDAPDGDRAATAEALARRLGPVLVRAGASGSWFASDDGLIRTPSVSVKPVDTNGAGDAHSGVLAAALARGVALPVALRWANAAGALSTTRRGPATCPTEKEIMAVV, encoded by the coding sequence CACGGGCCAGGTGGTCATCGACCTGACCCTGCGCATCGAGGCGCTGCCCGAGCCTGGCGGGGACGTCTTCGCCGACGAGGCGGGGATGGGGCTCGGCGGGGGCTACAACGTCCTCGTGGCCGCGCGCCGCCTGGGAGTGGAGACGCTCTTCGCCGGGACCCTGGGCCGCGGCCCGTTCTCGCAGGCCGCCGATGCCGGACTCGCCGCCATCGGGGCGGTCCACGTGGGCGCGAGGGTCGACGGCGACCTCGGCTACTGCGTCGCCATGACGGACGCGCGGGCCGAGCGCACGTTCGTGTCCGCCGCCGGGGCCGAGACCCGGGACCCGCTCGACGCCTTCGACCGCCTGGAGGTGGGCGCCGAGGACGTCGTCTACGTCTCCGGCTACTCGCTCGCGCACGCGGCCAATACGGCGGCGCTGGAGCGTCTGGTGCGCCGATTGGTCGGATCCGCCGGGCGAACCGGCGACGGCGGCGGGGGCCGCAGCGGCGGCGGGAATGGGGGCCGCAGCAGCGGCGGGGCCAGGGGCGGCGGGGGCGCTACGGGCGGCCGCCCCGGCGCGGTGCTCTTCGACGTCTCGCCCATGGTCGGGACGGCGTCCATGGAGTCGCTGGAGATGGTCGGGGCGCTCGACCCGATCTGGTCCCTCAACGAGCGCGAGGCGGGGATTCTCGCCGCCCGGCTGGGCCTGGACGCGCCCGACGGCGACCGCGCCGCCACGGCCGAGGCGCTGGCCCGCCGGCTCGGCCCGGTCCTGGTGCGGGCCGGGGCGTCGGGCTCCTGGTTCGCGTCCGACGACGGGCTGATCCGCACGCCGAGCGTGTCGGTGAAGCCGGTGGACACCAATGGCGCTGGCGACGCCCACTCGGGAGTCCTGGCGGCGGCCCTGGCCCGCGGCGTCGCTCTTCCAGTGGCGTTGCGCTGGGCGAATGCGGCGGGCGCGCTGTCCACCACGAGGCGGGGCCCGGCGACCTGCCCCACCGAGAAGGAGATCATGGCGGTGGTCTGA